In Bacteroidota bacterium, the DNA window CCCGCGTACCGTTGCAAAAAGAAGATCGTAAGTACTCCCGCCTCAAGGCCCGCCTGGTCGATGAATTGCGGGAAAAAGGTATTGAGCATGAAGGTGTCCTGAAAGCGATAGGTGCCGTCCCCCGGCATGCGTTTGTCGAGCAAGCATTCCAGCAACGCGCCTATGAGGACGAGGCCTTGCCCATAGGTTTACAGCAAACCATTTCTCAGCCATTTACGGTGGCGTATCAAACCGCCATGCTGGATCCTAAGAAAAATGAACGCGTCCTCGAAATCGGCACAGGCAGTGGATATCAGGCAGCCGTGTTATGCGAGATGGGTGCACAGGTCTACTCGATCGAGCGGCATGAGGCCCTGTACCAGCGCGCCAAAAAGCTCCTGTCTTCGCTGCGATACCGCGTGGTCTCCAAATGCGGCGATGGCACCCTTGGCTGGCCAGCCTTTGCACCTTTCGATAAAATCCTGGTTACGGCAGGAGCGCTCGGCGTACCTGAAGATGTACTCAAACAACTCGCTGATCCGGGTGGCAAACTGATCATCCCCGTTGGCAACAGAGATGGCCAGGTGATGAAACAGGTTGTTCGTACGGGCCCCGAGACCTACCAAGAAGAAGATACACGCGCGTTCCGATTTGTACCGCTGATTGGCGAAGGAAAATTACGCAACAGCAGATAACGTTTCACCGTCACCCCACCGGTGCCGGCAAGCATTTATACCTCCTGGAATAAACACATGGAATATACAAGACTGGGCAAAACGGGCCTTACCGTTTCTCGTATCTGTTTGGGATGTATGACGTTTGGCATCCCCGATCGCGGCCAACATCCGTGGACGCTTGATGAAGCAGCAAGCCGGCCCATCATCAAGCGCGCACTCGACCTCGGCATCAACTTCTTTGATACGGCAAATGCGTACTCAGATGGCACCAGCGAAGAAATTGTCGGCCGTGCCCTCAAAGACTTCGCCCGGCGTGAAGAAGTGGTGATAGCTACCAAAGTTTTCTTCCCGTTAACAGACAAACCCAATGTCGGCGGACTCTCTCGCAAATCGATCATGTACAACATCGATGCAAGCCTGAAACGCCTGGGTACAGATTACGTGGACCTCTACCAGATTCATCGCTGGGACTACGAGACGCCCATCGAAGAGACCATGGAAACGCTACACGACCTCGTAAAGGCCGGCAAAGTGCGCTACATCGGCGCCTCTTCCATGTATGCATGGCAGTTTGCCAAAGCGTTGCACACGGCTGACCTGCATGGTTGGACGCGCTTTGTATCCATGCAAAACTATCTTAACCTGATCTACAGAGAAGAAGAACGCGAAATGCTGCCGCTCTGTGAAGCAGAAGGCATCGGGGTAATCCCCTGGAGCCCACTTGCCAGAGGGAAGCTAACACGGGATTGGGATGCCACCACCAATCGACAGGAATCTGATGAGATCGCCAAAAAACTATACGCTGATGTTAGCCAGGCTGATCAGGATATTGTAACCAGGGTAAAAACCATCGCCAACAAACATGAGGTATCGCGCGCGCAAGTTGCACTTGCGTGGGTATTGCAGCAAAACGGGGTAACGTCGCCCATCATTGGAACGTCAAAAATCAGCCACCTGGATGATGCCGCGGCTGCGCTGTCACTGACATTGGATGCTGAAGAACTGGCATACCTCGAAGCACTGTACTTGCCTCACCCTATCGCCGGCCACTCATAATCCTGCCACCTTATCCTTGAAAGATTTCCCAGGCCCCACGTAAGGAGCCTGGAAATACGCAGCAACCGTTGCTGCATGGTCAGCAAAAGTAGCCATCAAGCCAAGATCAACACCTTCGCTACCAGCCTGATAACAAAGCGCAGGGACGTATTCCCGGCTATGGTCGGTACCTGGTGTTGTAGGGTCGTTGCCGTGATCTGCTGTTATAAACAACACACTGTCATTATCTGGCAAAGCAGCGCATAGCGTTGGCAAAGCCGCATCAAAAGCTTCCAGGGCACGAGCAAAGCCATCCGGATTATTTCGATGGCCGTACTCCTGGTCAAAATCAACCAGGTTTACCCAAACAAATGTGGGCACATCCGGGTCCGCCTCTGCCAAAATTTGTAACGTGCGCTGAATACCTTCAGCATTGGACTTTGTCTTGTAGCTTACATCAAATCCGATAGCACCAAACAAGTCCGCTACTTTGCCAATGGAGATGGTCAGCACGCCATGCTCCTGCAAAACCGATTGCAGCGGCGGTGCCGGCGGCAGCATCGAATAGTCTTTGCGTTCTGCAGAAACCCGCTGGTAGGCGCCGGCAGTGCCGACAAAGGGCCGAGCAATCACGCGCCCAACCCCAAAGGGCCCCACGCAAATCTGATCGCGCGCAATGTCGCATATCCGATACAGTTCATCAAGCGCAATTACGTCTTTGTGGGCCGCGATCTGGAATACACTGTCTGCTGATGTGTATACAATAGGCTGTCCGGAGGCTTCATGGGCAGGGCCAAATTCATCAATAATCGCCGTCCCGGATGCGGCACAATTCCCCAGCACTTCATCGTATCCGGTAGCAGCAAGAAACGGCTTGATCAGTTCATCAGGGAAGCCATCAGGAAAAGTAGGAAAAGGCGACATTAGCTTAATACCAGCGAGCTCCCAGTGTCCCGTGGTACTGTCTTTCCCAGCTGAGACTTCCTGCATTTTCCCATAAGATCCTAACGGGGCAGTTACCGCCACCACGCCGGCAAGTGGCGCAATATTGCCGAGTCCCATGTTTGCAAGATGTGGTAAATGTGGATGTGCAACTGCGCACACGTGTCCCAGGGTATGGCTGTCTTCGTCGCCGTATCGGTCAGCATCTGGTTGTGCCCCAATACCAACGCCATCCAGCACAATGGTTAGAAACACGGGCATGAAGGTTTAAGGTTTAAGGTGAATGTATACTTCGACATTCGAAATTCCTTGTTGGGTGTTCGTTAGTACCAATTGCCAACCCTTTGGCAGCGGATGGTGCCTGATGGTACAGCGTGCTATAGCAGCGTCTTGCTGTTATTCAATAATGGTGGTTGCGCCGGTTTCAAATGCTTCGCGGAGGGCTTCTGTGGCATCTGCGCGAAACTCATCAGCGTCTTTGTGCCGGTCCTGCAGCAGGGCGATGCCTATGCTAACGCCGCCTTCAAAGTGGTCACTCTCTCGCACAAGCTCTTCCTGGAGTTGCAGCGCCCAGGCTTCTACTTCGCTCACCCCTTCATCCTGAAAGATGCCGTAGGTTAGCTCACCAAATCGTTCAAGCCGGCCGCCATTGACCGACAACTCAAGCCGGGTGGCCATCGCACGCTCTGCGTCACTAATGGCTTTGCCCCCTTCGTCTGCTACCTGCTCAGCACGATTGAGATAGATCAATGCCAACGCAAGGGGATGCTTTTTTGTACGGGCGCGGTCGATCTCTTCAGCAATAATTTCTCTCCGGGGCCGGACACGTGGTTTGATAAATTCGCCAGAGTCGCCTTCCAGGACAGGGGTAGACATAAACGTCCCCAGCAAGTTTGCAAACTGGCCAATCATGAGGCGCTGCCAGGGGTCGTCCAGATCCTGCCAGCCAAGTGCATCAACGAGCAGATAGTATGATGCTTCATCACCTGGGGCCTTTATTGGAGCAATCGCAACCTGCCGGATGGAAACGGGTGTTGCATAGTACCCCAATTCCTCCATCGCGGCTTTGTTCGGGTCGAGGTCTTTGACAACAACGGCGGTACCGGCCGGCGCCTGATCGTCAAGCAAGTGATCAAGCTGCAGGCTCTTTGATCCGAGTGCCTGTGGATTCTGACTCACAATCGCTTCGACACTGCACCGTCCGTCGTTTTCCCGCTTGATCAGGCATGCTGTGTACCCATCAACTGAGGCCTGCACGGCGTTCAACATTCTGAAGAGGGCTTCCCGGCGCGAGACGCCGCTTTTTCGGTTCCCCGCTGTTGCTGTTACGTCTTGATCTGCGACTTCTGTCTCGTCTGATACAGGCTCCAGGTCTGTGTCTATGACTTCTTCCGGGTCCTCCTCGACTGCCTCCTCTGCCTCATCTGCTAGCGCTTCATCCACTACTACGTCTGCCTCTTCAAGCTCTTCCGACTCCACATCAATGATCTCAACGTCGCCGGCGTCTTCTGTTTCGTCGCGGGCGCCAACAGCCCGTGGCTTAATTTCCAGAATACCGAGAGCACTCAACTCTTCTTCAGGCGTCCGATTTAGCGCGGTTGGTTTGTAGGCCTGCGCGGCTGCGCCAGTGTTGCGCCGGTTGTTCAAAAAAACAAGAACGCCCAGCACGATCAAAATGCAGGCGATAATCAATAGTATTGTTGCTAAAGTGCCGCTCATAAGGGAGAGGAGTAGGTAGAGATGCCATTTATCAGGCGCAAGCGCCTGCCCATCGTATTAATAATATTGCGTGGCACCGGGATACCCGATAGGTTCTGGTTTGCAGACATCATCTCGCAAGATAAAGCTAAAATCTACTAGCCGCTGCGTGCGAAGTCAACCGGATGCATGATCGAACAGTTGCCATTAAAGTCGGCAACCTGCTGTTCTGATCCATCCCCGGCATATTTTTAGATTTATAAGCAGAGACACTTAAATCCCACTGAA includes these proteins:
- a CDS encoding aldo/keto reductase, which codes for MEYTRLGKTGLTVSRICLGCMTFGIPDRGQHPWTLDEAASRPIIKRALDLGINFFDTANAYSDGTSEEIVGRALKDFARREEVVIATKVFFPLTDKPNVGGLSRKSIMYNIDASLKRLGTDYVDLYQIHRWDYETPIEETMETLHDLVKAGKVRYIGASSMYAWQFAKALHTADLHGWTRFVSMQNYLNLIYREEEREMLPLCEAEGIGVIPWSPLARGKLTRDWDATTNRQESDEIAKKLYADVSQADQDIVTRVKTIANKHEVSRAQVALAWVLQQNGVTSPIIGTSKISHLDDAAAALSLTLDAEELAYLEALYLPHPIAGHS
- a CDS encoding GGDEF domain-containing protein; its protein translation is MSGTLATILLIIACILIVLGVLVFLNNRRNTGAAAQAYKPTALNRTPEEELSALGILEIKPRAVGARDETEDAGDVEIIDVESEELEEADVVVDEALADEAEEAVEEDPEEVIDTDLEPVSDETEVADQDVTATAGNRKSGVSRREALFRMLNAVQASVDGYTACLIKRENDGRCSVEAIVSQNPQALGSKSLQLDHLLDDQAPAGTAVVVKDLDPNKAAMEELGYYATPVSIRQVAIAPIKAPGDEASYYLLVDALGWQDLDDPWQRLMIGQFANLLGTFMSTPVLEGDSGEFIKPRVRPRREIIAEEIDRARTKKHPLALALIYLNRAEQVADEGGKAISDAERAMATRLELSVNGGRLERFGELTYGIFQDEGVSEVEAWALQLQEELVRESDHFEGGVSIGIALLQDRHKDADEFRADATEALREAFETGATTIIE
- a CDS encoding protein-L-isoaspartate(D-aspartate) O-methyltransferase, whose protein sequence is MQKEDRKYSRLKARLVDELREKGIEHEGVLKAIGAVPRHAFVEQAFQQRAYEDEALPIGLQQTISQPFTVAYQTAMLDPKKNERVLEIGTGSGYQAAVLCEMGAQVYSIERHEALYQRAKKLLSSLRYRVVSKCGDGTLGWPAFAPFDKILVTAGALGVPEDVLKQLADPGGKLIIPVGNRDGQVMKQVVRTGPETYQEEDTRAFRFVPLIGEGKLRNSR
- a CDS encoding phosphopentomutase; translation: MPVFLTIVLDGVGIGAQPDADRYGDEDSHTLGHVCAVAHPHLPHLANMGLGNIAPLAGVVAVTAPLGSYGKMQEVSAGKDSTTGHWELAGIKLMSPFPTFPDGFPDELIKPFLAATGYDEVLGNCAASGTAIIDEFGPAHEASGQPIVYTSADSVFQIAAHKDVIALDELYRICDIARDQICVGPFGVGRVIARPFVGTAGAYQRVSAERKDYSMLPPAPPLQSVLQEHGVLTISIGKVADLFGAIGFDVSYKTKSNAEGIQRTLQILAEADPDVPTFVWVNLVDFDQEYGHRNNPDGFARALEAFDAALPTLCAALPDNDSVLFITADHGNDPTTPGTDHSREYVPALCYQAGSEGVDLGLMATFADHAATVAAYFQAPYVGPGKSFKDKVAGL